TAGAGCTCCGTAGGCACAGTTTGGTCTCCTGCCTGCTCCACAGTCTGTTTCTCCTTTCAAAGGGATCTCTGTAGATCatgcagagggaggaaggggggaacctgggcccaccgtctactctgggttccagcccagggaccctaacgATAGCAGCTGTTAGCGacttccctcctccactgacaTTGCTTTGattccctgagctacttccccatgctcCCCTTTTCTAAGCTTCACTCTTACCTCAGGGTTCAGTaaagcttcctctcctccagctcttttCACCTGGGCTCCTCTCGAGAGAACTGGCAAGGACAGCTTTTAAAGTAGTATAAGTGggaccttaattggttccagctgtctccattagcctaacAGCCTTAACTGACTAAATTAGCGTCAGGTGTCTTGATTGGCCTGGAATAGCCCTTGTTTGACtatccagggaacagggacctgctcatTCTGAGGCTGATATACCTGCCTTCCACTACCCTCCTATAGCCTTCTGCCTGAGTCCGTCACAGAAGGTACAATAAATTGCCAAATTGGTAACAAACTAAGGGCAATGTAGTACCCTTGTACATCATTGGAACATGTGGGGGAGGTTGTGCAGAACTGTGCTGCCTGAGCAGGGATCCTCTGAGGCACTCCACATGTACAGGGTAGAAGCAGCTGGAAGGATTCAAGAAGGGCTTAGCTCTCCTTACATCCCATTGGTGAAAAGCATAACAAATATTCCTCCACTGCTTGGTGTTGTGTGTGCTAGGAAGTGGGGCTCTGGACACATCCCCAGTCTGACTGGTTTATGTCTTCTTAAGTCTGCAGACAGcggtggcttcaggcaccagtgctccaagcacgtgcctggggcggcaagccgtgggtggcgccctgccagtccctgcgagggtggcagtcaggctgccttcagtggcatgcctgtgggaggtcagccggtcctgcagatttggcagcaattcagcggtgggtatgccaaagccatgggacgagcggacctcccgcaggcaagctgcccaatccgcgggaccagggacctcctacaggcaagccgccaaatccacaggaccggggaccttccacaggcaagccactaaAGGTTGCCTGActgtcatgcttggggcggcaaaaaaattACAGCTGCCCCTGTCTGGAGAACGCTGCCAGGCTAGCTACCCCCTAGCCTTCCTAGTGCTCAGGGAATTCTAGTGACAGCATTTTGCCTGGGTTCTGTGTGGGTGAGGAGAAGATGTTTCCCTGCATCCATTTATGAACCAAAATGAGACAGAAAttcttttaaatataatattaaaatagaTGATGTTCAGTCACGTgataatccaggggtaggcaacctatagcatgtgtgccaaaggcagcacatgagctgattttcagtggcactcacactgcccaggaaCTGGTCACCAGTCTACGGGGCTCTGcgttttactttaattttaaatgaagcttcttaaacattttaaaaaccttatttactttacatacaacaagtgtttagttatatattatagacttatagaaagaggccttctaaagacgttaaaatgtattactggcacgcaaaaccttaaattagagtgaataaatgaagacttggcacaccacttctgaaaggttaccgacccctgtgATAATCACATGACAGTACAGGCTgtatgccaggggttctcaaactaggggttgtgactcctcagggggttgcaaggttattacatggggggttgcgagctgtcagcctccaccccaaaccctgcttcacctccaacatttataatagcattaaatattttttaaagtgtttttaatttataaggagggtcacactcagagtcttgctgtatgaaaggggtcaccagtacaaaagtttaagaacctctGCTGTATGCAATGCCCTCACCAGAGGATGATATTAGAGAGGCAATAGCTTTTAGAGTGGTAGAAGGAACACCAACATAAATAGACTATTGAAATCATACTGTATATGAAAATGGTCAGTTCCTGTATATTGCAACCTGATCcggaattattttatttactactGAACGCCACCTAAAATGACAAGTGCATGTAAAGATTTACaaaattcacaaaaaaattgAATTGTTCCTATGTTTGAAACACACACTCAAGCATGTTCTTGACTCAGCATGCAGATAGACTGTTCAGAGACTCATGGTTCTAAATACCCTGCAGCCAGCAAATCTGcccagaaaagtaaaaatcagtggggagggggaggaggggaaattaaTACTGAGTAATTACAAACAGATCTGGGAGTAGCGCAAAGAATTAACCTGAGTGATTAGCTCAAGTATTTGGACTGTTTTAAAGAAATTCTAGTGAgagaatatttaattatattgtttTACAAACTGGCCCACTGAATGGATTAAACGTTGTGAAGCTAAACCTTGCTGAAGTTCTGGATACCTTGGAAGCCAATTGTTTCAAGCTGATAAATTGTTCTATCATGTAGATATTGTATTACATGGTCATTACACAGTAGAAAGGGCAGAACCATTGAGCAGAGAACTAGTCAGGCTGGAACAAGATTCAGTAAATCAGAGCAGACAGTTGTGGAGCTGTAAACATTACTTAAGCAAAGGCCAGGAATtgtgaaaacattattttaaaaacaaaacaaacactctcTCTTGTACTATATCTGCTGCTTTGTAGGAGGGGGAAACACAGGAGGGCGGGAAATAATCCTTCACTTTTCCCAGATATTCTCTTAGACTACATGGGTGTAACCAAGGATCACAATGGTACCACTTTATACATACCTGCATGTACAGAACTGAGGGCAAAAATTGGAACAATGAATAAGATTTGTATTGGTGCTAAGTAGTAATGGAAAGAAAGCAAACTGAACAAATCCTGTCCATTTAGCTGTATTAATATTATGCgttttctgtttatttaaagccataaaagtataattaaagtgtctgaaaatatttgtttttccataATTGTCTAATGCTTCTATCCAAATGTCAGGGTCTGTATGCTGTGGGGAACTTCCTACCAAGTGAAGAGAATGTATTTCACCAGAATCTGCAAAGAGAACCATTAAGATCTTTGACAGACCTTAGTCAAGATGCCAACAGAATTTTACCAGGTAAAAATGGTGGCAATAGTGATGGGCGTTCCTCTCACCATTCTGAGAGTATTCTGAATCGAAACCATAGAGATTCTGGATCCCTGACTAACCTCAAGAGAGCAAATGCTGATGTAGAGATTATAACTCCACGAAGCCCCATGGGAAAGGAAAACATGGTTACTTTCAGCAACACTTTGCCAAGAGTCAACACGCCATCACTGGAAGATCCAGCTAGACGAAACGCAACAATTCATGCATCAATGGATTCTGCCCGTTCCAAGCAACTTCTTTCTCAATGGAAGAATAAGAACGAAAGTCGAAAATTGTCTTTGCAAGTAATAGAGACTGAAACCGGCCATTCACCACCAAGGACTATTGAAATGAGATCAAGCTCTGATCCATCCAGAGTGGGCGTTAATGGTGATCATCATGGCCCAAGCAATCAGTACCTGAAAATTCAGCCTGGCAGCATTCCAGGTTGCAATAATGCTAGTCTTTCTGGCGGACCAAGAGTTTCTATTCAGTCACGTCCTGGTTCTTCACAGCTAGTCCATATTCCTGAAGAGACCCAGGAAAATATAAACACATCTCCCAAAAGTAGTTCAGCTAGGGCCAAATGGCTGAAAGCTGCAGAAAAAAGCGTTGCATGTAGAAGCAACAGTCAGCCAAGAATCATGCAAGTAATAGCCATGTCAAAGCAGCAAGGAATGCTTCAGAGCAGTCCTAAGAATTCAGAGGGCAGCACAGTCACCTGTACTGGAGCCATCCGATATAAAACCTTGACAGATCATGAACCCAGCGGTATTGTAAGAGTTGAGGCCCATCCAGAAAATAACAGACCCATAATTCAGGTGCCATCAGAAGGTGAAGGGAGTGGATCTTGGAAATGGAAAGCTCCTGAGAAAGGTAGCCTTCGTCAAATTTATGAGCTAAATGATCTCAATAGAGACTCTGAGAGCTGTGAATCCTTGAAAGACAGTTATGGGTCTGGTGACAGGAAAAGAAGTAACATAGATAACAGTGAGCATCACCATCATGGGATTACCACTATAAGAGTTACACCAGTGGAGGGAAGTGAGATTGGCTCAGAAACTCTGTCCATCTCTTCGAGCCGTGACTCTACACTTCGAAGAAAAGGTAACATTATTTTAATCCCTGAAAGAGGGAGCAGCCCAGAGAACACCAGAAACATCTTCTATAAAGGAACATCCCCCACAAGAGCTTACAAAGAATGAACGGAGATATGTCACCTGATCCATATTACTAAGAATTAACACATTTTGATAAAGCTTGGGCTCTATTTCTTTTTGAGTGGATTCAGAAATATTCTTGATGTGCCAAATTTACTGACCATCGGCTTGACTATTGTAGAACATTGCTGATGTATGATGTGCATGAGCTTGTGGGTTTCATGCGAttaagggaggggggaagcacaATGCAAGAACCTAATGTGAAGCCTTTTCTTATAACTTGTTTCACCAGACTAAAAACATTTCTCTGAGAGTGATGATATCAATCAAAATGATGGTCTTGAACACAGACACTTTATTTCCTGAATGTgccaacttttttattttatttatatttatgtctGAGGACAAATGATTTTTTCACAGCAAAGGCTGTATCAGTGTTGTATATTCACCTTTGCAGATTTTGCACCAAAACTTTAATACAGGATGGTGCTGAttataactttacatattttgaaaaaatttacATACTCGTTAAACTCAGACACATGACATATTGATGTGCAGTTACTTAAAAGTAATATTGCTAATATTATGACGATGCTGGCTGCATTCATGTAGAGTAGGAAATATTTACAGCTTTGTTATAGTGGATTTGCCACTAAAAGATTGCAAAGATTTTGTGTAGTTCTTTGAAATAATGTTTACCGCAACAAAAAATATGTGGATGACATTCCATTAGAGTGGAATAATTATCTAGTTTGAatagttttgctgctgctgctcaactTTTGTTTTAAGTACAGGTGCTACTAATGAAGAGGCTTCTTAGTGGGCTAACTTGTAGAactgttttaaatattgttttaaaagggatcttttaaagtacataaaataATACAGATTTAGCATTTTTACAAGCACTCATTTTGTCTCTCTGCAGACCTTAtctttttctattaatttttaaCTAGATAATGCTTGACACTGATAACTGCAAAGAAATTTGCTGTAAAAGAAGGTGAGCCATGAAAACTGAAATTGCTACTGCCTGATCAGTCCCTAGCTATTGATTAATAAGCCTTTTAGCTCACACTTGTATATACTCACTTCACTTGCTTAGCTTAGCACAAAACGACCATAAGCTTCACTCTTATCATAGTGGATCCTTATTTATAATGCTTTGCTTTAAATGTGGAATGTCTTAGTATGCAGAATCAAATCACGAGTGTTGCAGAGTGCCTCAGGTGCTATTGGGGTCCCTGGGACAGACTCAATAAGAGTCTCCTTAAACATAGCATTTTTTCTAGTTAGGAATCAAGAGGGCTGTGTCCTGGCACTGGAGAGAATATGGATGAACTCCTAATGGTGTGATCCTTCTTATAATGCTTTTATAATATGAGGAAATAACTTGCCTTCTTGGAATCTGTGTTGCCAGGAATTGCTAAACTAGATTCTAAAAGGAACTAAAATGGCTTTGTCCTGAACatacagaaggacagacaagATGCAAGGGATTTGGTgtaattaggctgcaactttattaatttaGCTCATCTGGGAACTACCAGGTAATACCTTATACAGTTCAGGCCCTTATTCCTTCCTTAATTATTTAAAGTACAGTCCCCCAACTCTCAGGACCCTACTGGGAGCCCCCATAGGAGGGCTAAAGGGCTGATGATAGGGGGTTGTCTTCTTGCTGAACCAGACATTAGGAGCCCTAGCCCCATTCCTCCTGAGCAGCTTTGAGGGAAGGCACCCCCTAAGTCAACTTCCAATTCTGGTTCATGAGGGAGCTGTGTCCCTATGGAATGAGTACCTGTACTGGACACTTGCCACCTGCTAAATTGCAACAGCTTGAACCTACTCCACCAGGTCACTGAGCTGCTGTGGAGGAGGCAAAAAACCAATCTGGCAGTAAGGGAAAAAATCCTACCCCCAAATAAGGTGCCTAGTGCAATGCTCACAGCTGACCAAACAATCCCAGGACCTACTTTAATCCCAGGGGCTGGAGGCATGGAAGGTGATTCCAGCCAAAGGCCCAGGCTTAGATACCCTCTTCCCACAGCCCTACCTGTTCCAGTGTACAGGGACCAATGATTGACCTGAGCCCTGCTGGCCATCCCACCATCTCAAGTGATACTTCCCCCTTCCATAACTCCCtgaaggaagggggcagggagacccTTAATGGAGCCAGtatctgttttccctgccagtctGAACAAAGATGCCTCCGCCCCACCTCTGAGATTCCAAGGGTAAATTCTGCAGATTATGTTTAAGGAAATGTCCTGCTACTAATGGTGAGTGTTACTATTGAGCACTATAGCTGGTGAACGTAACCACAGAAACTAGGGAACGGTgagaaaagaaaagtatttttagAATATGCATTTTCAGATTATAATATTTGcaaggtttgttttgtttcgtttttgtttctatatatataaaattgagTATTCAGTCCTTGGTATTTAATATCAAACCTTTTTTACACATTTCCTAGTGATTGCAAACACATGGATTGTCTTGAATAAAAAATTGTTGGCTTTAGCTTAGTTTGGGTACACAATTGAGCAGGTCGGATTAGCTTTAATGGAATGGGTATGGCAGTCATTGCTGGCCTATAAATTCAAGAGGGGGGACATAAGTAGATGAACctgaaaaaagaaatggaaaactgCAACTGGAAATACTGGCAATAAACCAAGAATTATACAATACGCTCTCTGGCAATATAACTGTTTTGGAGATGACAGGGTTTCTGGTGGGAGTGGTTGCTCTTTATTCCTTGGTTTTAGTTGGGCCATTTATGGGCATCTAGCATATGTTGCTTTTACTACTCTGAAATTTGCTGCATTATTTCAAGTGCAGTGTGATATTTTTCCTATCAAGGCTTCC
This sequence is a window from Chelonoidis abingdonii isolate Lonesome George chromosome 7, CheloAbing_2.0, whole genome shotgun sequence. Protein-coding genes within it:
- the PLPPR4 gene encoding phospholipid phosphatase-related protein type 4, whose amino-acid sequence is MSAKERQKGKVTKDSVTLLPCFYFVELPILASSVVSLYFLELTDVFKPVHSGFSCYDRSLSMPYIEPTQEAVPFLMLLSLTFAGPAITIMVGEGILYCCLSKRRNGIGAEANINAGGCNFNSFLRRAVRFVGVHVFGLCSTALITDIIQLSTGYQTPYFLTVCKPNYTSLNVSCSENSYIVEDICSGSDPIIINGGRKSFPSQHATLAAFAAVYISMYFNSTLTDSSKLLKPLLVFAFIICGIICGLTRITQYKSHPVDVYCGFLIGGGIALYLGLYAVGNFLPSEENVFHQNLQREPLRSLTDLSQDANRILPGKNGGNSDGRSSHHSESILNRNHRDSGSLTNLKRANADVEIITPRSPMGKENMVTFSNTLPRVNTPSLEDPARRNATIHASMDSARSKQLLSQWKNKNESRKLSLQVIETETGHSPPRTIEMRSSSDPSRVGVNGDHHGPSNQYLKIQPGSIPGCNNASLSGGPRVSIQSRPGSSQLVHIPEETQENINTSPKSSSARAKWLKAAEKSVACRSNSQPRIMQVIAMSKQQGMLQSSPKNSEGSTVTCTGAIRYKTLTDHEPSGIVRVEAHPENNRPIIQVPSEGEGSGSWKWKAPEKGSLRQIYELNDLNRDSESCESLKDSYGSGDRKRSNIDNSEHHHHGITTIRVTPVEGSEIGSETLSISSSRDSTLRRKGNIILIPERGSSPENTRNIFYKGTSPTRAYKE